The Penicillium digitatum chromosome 6, complete sequence genome contains the following window.
TCTAGTGACATGTCACAGTCCAACCTCGGTCTCGAAGAACACGATCTGCAACACCTACTCTCGTCGTTGACATGCGTGATCCACAGTGCCTGGGCCGTAAATTTCAACCTAGGCGTACGGTCATTCGAGCAGCAGCACATCCGCGGAACATACAACCTCATCAACTTCTGTCTGCGCTCCCGTCTACCCTCCCCTGCAcggttcttcttctgctccaGCGTTAGCGCTGCAAGCAACACGCCCAAGCCCGCGTCGATCCCCGAGACTATCATTGAGGACTTGAATCTCGCACAGAAAACTGGCTATGGCAGGTCGAAGATGGTCACTGAACACATCACCCGTAACGCCATGCTCCAGACAGGCATGCAAGCCCGAGTTCTGAGAATAGGTCAGCTTGGCGGTGATACCGTCAGTGCTCAATGGAATGAGACGGAGGCTGTTGCGCTCATGTTCCGAAGTGCTTTGACAACGGGCGCATTGCCGGAACTTAATGAGCGGGTTAGTTGGTTGCCTGTTGATCAGTGTGGTCGGGCTATCTCGGACATTGCTATGAAAAGTGCTGGATCTTCCGATGCCAATTTGGTATACCATTTGGTTAATCCGAGGAATTTTAGCTGGAAGGGGGATTTGCTTGCTGCTTTGAAGGGGAAATCAGCCTTGCCAGAGTTTGAGGTTGTGTCTCCGCAGGAGTGGCTGAGGAGATTGGAATGTAGTGAGCAGGACCCGGAGAAGAATCCGAGCGTTAAACTTGTCGATTTCTGGAAAAACAAGTATGCAGCCTATGGCCAGCCTGAGGCAGATGAAACTACTGCAGGAAAAAGGAAGAATGGAGAGGTTGGACTTGGATTCGAAACTGAGATTACGGTTCACGACTGCCCCTTTTTGGCTCTTGTGGAGGACCCCGTCACTGATGGTTTGATGCAGAGGTACATTGAGTCGTGGATGAGACGATGGAGTCCCTAGTAATCTATAAAGAATGGAATGGTAATTGGAGGTGAGGATTGGTACATCCGGAGTAAGATGAGATAGATACCTTGTAGATATTTAGAAAAACCATGGCAAACAAGGGAAAACAACTGTTCAATTAGGAAGAAAATACAAGTTGGTATATAATCTGACAAGCTCGGCTCCAAGGACTCTTCAATGGTATATGCCTCCAGTTCCCTATATCTCAGTGTTGGGAGACTACACAGCGTTGGAGGCCTGAGACTCAAGACCCTTCTGGATAGCCTCCAGGTGCTCAAAGTTATAGGTATCCTCTCCCAAGCTCCAAGCCATGACACCACCAAGCTTCTTCGCCTCGACAATTTCCTCGAACTTGCGAGCAATTAACTCGGGGGTGTCCCATGTCCAGAAAATGTTGTTTTGGCTGTCAAAGTAGTACTGGCCACCGCCCTCCTCGTCGGTCTTGCCGTACTTTTGGGCTTTCCGCCATGAGTCGGTGATGGAGATACCTTTGCAGGTACCATAGTCCGAAAGACATCCAGCCTGGCAATACTCATCGGTAGTACCGCTGTAGGAAGTTAGTTCGGAGATCACCAGAAGTAGTTGAAGGTGATGATGCTTACCAGTAGCCGGAAGCACTGCAACACTGTCCTGAAGGGCACTTGGCATTCGCTCCAAATCCACACGTTCCATCTGTGCTATACCTCAGATTCTGAGGCGCAGCAGCAGCGTTGCTAGCCTCGAAAGTCAAGGCACCAGACTTGCCATTATCGGTTCCATCGTCGTTCTCGAGCTTAGCAAGATGGCAGCCGAGGGGATTCTCATCGCAATCAGAGTTAGGATCGGTGGTGAACCATTTAGCGTAGAACGCAAAGCCAAGGTTGAGCTTTTCGGGATCAGCTCCAATGGCGAGATAATCGTTGATAGTTTCCAAAGAGTTTTGAACGCCGCTCGCATGGTCGGTAACGTTATCACGGCGGTTAGTCAAATCGTAGCTCATGACATTGATCATATCGACCGACTTGAAGATCTTAGGACCTTGCTCCTTAGTAAAGGCAAGAAAGTCCTGCTTGCGACCTGGTACTGCGATAGAGAGGACCTTGTCGCCGATTGCTTCGCGGAGAGCTTCGAGAAAGAGAGGGTAGGTTTCGATCTCGTCCACTTTCTTCGAGTTAGGTACGTCTTTGTAGTCTTGGCCGTTACCGCCGGGATACTCCCAGTCAATATCTATGGACAAGGGTTAATAACCTGTCTCTTTAATTCATTTGCAATCCATTGTTGAAAAGAATCTTACCGACGCCGTCGAATCCATTTGCGTCGAGCATCGCAGCAACATTCTGGGCATATCGCGTGCGCGAAGCCTCGTCCTTTGCGCCCTCGGAGAAGCCAGCAGTATCACCCCAGCCACCGATAGCGACCATAAGTTTGGTGTCGGGACTGAATCGCTTGCGCATAGTCTCGGGGTCCTCGAATGGCTTGTAAGCTGCCGGGGAATCCGAGTTGAATAGCTTGGAGGCAGCGAAAGCCATGATCGCATAGTCAATGCCCTCGGTCTTGTCCTGACCCGGGAGATCGGTCAGATGGTATCTTGAATAAAAATCAGCCGTGGGCTTAGGGGATTTTGATCAACTGCACTGTTTGTACTGACTCGTCAATGTACATGGCAAAGCGTGTGGCAGCCACGGACTGAACGGCCAGCAGGCCAAGTGCAAGACGTTTGAGCATGATGAGAGCTTTAAACGACAGTCGTGTTGTGTTTGTAGACAGGTCGAGAGGTAGATTCTAGGATCAGAGCAAAGAGTGTGTGAACAGATACCCAGTCTGTCGTCAAAAGTCGAAAAGCAGCTTCAAGCCGCGAACAATGTAAACTGAGCAAAGAAAAGTGTATGTTGTAGCTATGCATTGGGGACCGAAGAAGGGCAGGTATATATTCAATTTCCGCAAGACGGCTGAACACCAGACATGCCAGGATGATCGTCTCAAGACTATCGAACTTGTGCCTTGATCTGTGTCTGCGGGGGCATGTGGGCCATTCCTTCTGGGAATGTTGTATCACTGTTCAGCTGTCTCATCAAATTATGCAGTCATAAAACCCCCTGAACAGAAGGATTCGAGACGCCGAGGGCATCCGGTGCTAAGGAGTGACTGCGGAATGCCAAGTGATTTGGAGTAGACAAtgcccccctccccccatAAATTGAAACAGTTCCGATAGTTTGGGGGTCAAGGATCCCAAAGAAATTTCAAATGTGAGTGGGTTTTTTCATTGGCAAGTAAATGGTGGGAGTTGAATCATAGTGTACGCTGTACAAGATTGGCATGCCAGATCTGGGCATTCATGCCCACCTAAACCCGCATTCCTCCCTAGTTTTACCTAGTGATCGTACAGATGAAAACCGGATTATTTGTACAGGGTTGCTGGAAGTGATTTCTGAAGGGTAATAGTCACGACCTAACTCTACAAGTGTTAGTATGGGGAGCGAGCGAAACTTGGCGAGATGCCGAAGGAAGGCCGAAGGAAGGCTCTAGAAACTGTGATGTTTCAAAGTGATGTATGGTCTAGGAGTGTAAGCCACAATAAGATCAATCCAAACGCCCACATCCTATATTACAATGGCGCTAAAAAGAAAATTTCAATAGTCAAAGATAGGGGCTTAGTTCCAGTGGCGCCGGATGATCGGCCGGGCAGGGTCCCAGGGGCCGATCACAACGTTTTTGTACTTTTGCAAGCTGATAAGCCACCAGCTGCATCCGCCCATCGCAAACGCGGTTATAATGCTTCCTAGGACAGATCCAATGATGGTTGCTGCCCATCCGCCGCTCAGCGTGACACCAACAGCGCCACCAGCAACGGCCACAAGGGTCAGTGTCAGAAGCACATGACCAGTCCAGGACTTCTGTCGCAGTTGACGCCGGAAGATGGGAAACAACCCAAATACTTCCATCGAGAAGAGCATCAGACTGAACACGTGGGTTGTAGAAGGCAGCCGGGACGCAAGCACGGTTGAGGCCATCACAGCTGCGTTCGTGGACAAAGAAGCAGGGAATATTGTGGTAGCGCCTGCGCCTTCCCCACTCCCATAGTCGAAAGAGAATATATTCATGATTAAAAGCCAGCAGCTCATCGCCCAGATAGAGTCACTGGCGGTGGATTTGGTTAGAGATTTCAAGATAGGGCTGAGGCCTAGGAGGCAGGAGTAAATAAGGAAGGCTGACTTGACAGTAGCCAAGCGCTGACGGTTGCGCGGTGATAGCATGGAAATGCGGTGGGTATCTTTCGATATGAACGGATCCGCAATGCCACCTATTATGGAGCTGCCTGGAGCGGGCGGTACACCACTTTGCGCTGTGAACTGATCGACTGTGTCGAGACTTTCGCTGAAATCCGCAGTGCGGTAAGCGAATTGTTCTTTTGACTCATTTCCAGACATGGACAGCCCAAGGCCATGAATAGCATTCGTCTGTGCGTCGTTGCAGTGTGTGTCATCGGTGGGGGTATTGGCAGCGCTAGCAAACGAAGTCGAACTAGACACATCATCACCTCCAGTGATTCCATCTGTACTTTGAACCGATTCCTCATGCTCCTTCCAGACCCAACTATCCCACAGAATCCAGCCCACAGCCGTCCCGACGCTTCCCCAGCAGACAATTAAAACAGGGCTCACCCGGTCTTGGACAATGCCAACGAAACAGCAAATGAAGATAACCACCGAGCACACATGCTGGACGATCACAGTCGAGTCAGCCACCAGAGGCCAAAAATCGTACGGTCGCACCCGAGGATTACGCTGAAGGTGATCGAGAAACGTTTCCGTGTCGGTATAGTTATCCGGATCTAGAACGACAGTCAGTAACAATGCAACACCAACCCCAAGCCCTGTATAGAACCCGTGACCGTACGTAGACATACACGACTGCTTAACCCAAAGCAACTTCTTCCAAGCACCTTTCCGCTTGCGACGCCGTCCAGCACCGCCCAACTTCTTCCGCAACGCTGCAGCAGACCCAATATGGGCACTGCTTTCGCCATTCAATGATCGCAGATTTTCCTCGTAGTTCCTGGGCGCCAACCGGGCGCGCAAGAGCGAGGGTGCGAAGTACGCATCCTCGGGCGCTAAGCGATTGGGGTCGGGAAGGGACCGTTCGAGCTCAGGAGACTTGGACCCTGAGGCGCGGTTGGGATGGGTGCTGACGGGGATCGGGGGAGAGAATGGGTCTAGCGATGGAGGGGATGTCATCGAGCACAACTAGAACTAGCGTCGGGGCATGGTGTGAGAAGAGAATTAGGCCAATCTGTAATGTAGATGTGACGACTTGGTGTCAACGAGGGCGCGACCCGCGGTCTTTGGAGGCTGATTCAGCAGTTGTCCATACGCACGTGACCTAATCAGCCCTTGCTCTTCGGGTTGGACGAGTCACTGGAATTCAATTCTCAAGTGGTAAATAAAGCTTCGAAACGCTTCTTTGGATTCTTCGATTCATCATCTGTTTGAGTTTATAATCTCTAGTCTAGCTAGGTCTTAAATACCTCACCTATCAAAACGTAAGCCTCTTGTATATGGGCTGTCCCAAGAGATGTAACCTCTCCCAGTCCTCCAACTCTAGGTCTTAAATCAGTAACAGCAACTCAAAACACACAATTTATCTCCCTAATCAGTCAGCTCAAAGGAATAGAGAAGTTAGAGCACTATCGAACTATCAGAAAAATGATAGAATGATGCAAGAAATGATTAGCTCTGAGGATCGCCTCATTTTTACGGGGATTTCCATATATTCCGAAGATGGTGATAATCAGACAAAGTCctttcttttgctttttctgcGAATTTTGTACACATACAAAGACTAGCGTGAATGTTGAACTTTCACAGGTTTGAATGAAACGCTCTTGTCACAGAATACACAGGCTAAATTGCCACAACAACCACCAGGGGAACCACATCAAGAATGATTCGGAGCAATTTTTGATCAAAATCATCCTTCAATGACCTTTTAGCACATCCTATCTCAGCAAGTAGTTCCAGTTGGCCATCTCCTCATAATCTAGAAGCCCATTGCAGGCTTCACCTCCACAACAAGATCTTCGTCGCCAGAACAAGAAGACTTCCGAACATCCTCCTGGAGGATATCAAATTCGTCCACACACCCTTCTCCAATGTATCAGACTCCTTCAACACCAGAGACTGTGAAAAGTAGTCCTGAACGCTTGTCCATGCCCTTGTAAAACTCGCGGGCCTTTTCAAACAGAACCTTCGCGTCATCTGTCTTGAAAACGCGGACCTGGTCTGATGCGTCTGACAGTAGCTTGTAGCACATAGGTGCAGATGCTTCCTCGTTGGAGCTCCAGGTGCTACGGCGTCTCTTTTGCGGCTTCCAAGGACTCTCAAGAGAACGGAGTTCATCGCGACTATCAAAAGTGGGGACGGGTGAAATGGTCTTGTACCACGACGGGCGTGATGCAGTTGCAGCCCTCTCCTTATTTCTATTCTCAGCTGTGGCAAAACTGTTTGTCGAAGCTTGACGTCTAGATCTTGAGGGAGAAAAGGGGGCCTCAGATGAGATGGACCCAGCATCCTCGTAATCCTCATTTGCGTCGGTATGCTTTTTTGGAGTAGAATTTGGCAGACGAGTGTTGAAAATGTCGTTGGGACCGGGGAGCCGAGTGCACTTGCGTGCGTCATCAAACATGGATGCACTGAATGAAATCTTCTTCTCGTCTGTCCTCCACAATTTTAGCCCGCAAGCCTGAACTTCCCCTTTTCTCTCGAGTTCAATCCAATCTAAAAGATACAATCCCTTGGTACCCTTCGTCAAGAGGCCCCTGAAATTCGGCCGGGGTTGTCCATACACAACAAGCTCTTCCGGTCCATTTTGTGCATGAAGGATTACAATGCGATATGTTATGGTGCGTCGGGCCTGACCTTTTACTGAGATTTGGAAGAGTGATAGCTCGCATTCATCGCCATCATCACTGAATGTTTGGAAGTTTTTCCATGTTGATGGAGCACGGCCAGTCAAAGCCGAAGGATGCTCGATGTAAGGAGATTCCTCATGCCACTCCTCAAGAAGCTCGAGGATCTGCGCCGGGATCGGCTGCTTTGGGCCCACGATGCACTCTACTGCGAGTG
Protein-coding sequences here:
- a CDS encoding Class V chitinase, putative codes for the protein MLKRLALGLLAVQSVAATRFAMYIDEYHLTDLPGQDKTEGIDYAIMAFAASKLFNSDSPAAYKPFEDPETMRKRFSPDTKLMVAIGGWGDTAGFSEGAKDEASRTRYAQNVAAMLDANGFDGVDIDWEYPGGNGQDYKDVPNSKKVDEIETYPLFLEALREAIGDKVLSIAVPGRKQDFLAFTKEQGPKIFKSVDMINVMSYDLTNRRDNVTDHASGVQNSLETINDYLAIGADPEKLNLGFAFYAKWFTTDPNSDCDENPLGCHLAKLENDDGTDNGKSGALTFEASNAAAAPQNLRYSTDGTCGFGANAKCPSGQCCSASGYCGTTDEYCQAGCLSDYGTCKGISITDSWRKAQKYGKTDEEGGGQYYFDSQNNIFWTWDTPELIARKFEEIVEAKKLGGVMAWSLGEDTYNFEHLEAIQKGLESQASNAV
- a CDS encoding Phosphatidylinositol:UDP-GlcNAc transferase PIG-C, which encodes MTSPPSLDPFSPPIPVSTHPNRASGSKSPELERSLPDPNRLAPEDAYFAPSLLRARLAPRNYEENLRSLNGESSAHIGSAAALRKKLGGAGRRRKRKGAWKKLLWVKQSYPDNYTDTETFLDHLQRNPRVRPYDFWPLVADSTVIVQHVCSVVIFICCFVGIVQDRVSPVLIVCWGSVGTAVGWILWDSWVWKEHEESVQSTDGITGGDDVSSSTSFASAANTPTDDTHCNDAQTNAIHGLGLSMSGNESKEQFAYRTADFSESLDTVDQFTAQSGVPPAPGSSIIGGIADPFISKDTHRISMLSPRNRQRLATVKSAFLIYSCLLGLSPILKSLTKSTASDSIWAMSCWLLIMNIFSFDYGSGEGAGATTIFPASLSTNAAVMASTVLASRLPSTTHVFSLMLFSMEVFGLFPIFRRQLRQKSWTGHVLLTLTLVAVAGGAVGVTLSGGWAATIIGSVLGSIITAFAMGGCSWWLISLQKYKNVVIGPWDPARPIIRRHWN